A window of Castanea sativa cultivar Marrone di Chiusa Pesio chromosome 1, ASM4071231v1 contains these coding sequences:
- the LOC142622352 gene encoding indole-3-pyruvate monooxygenase YUCCA2 produces MAYMKEVEGKRVHDPLHEKMAKPRCKLVRGPVIVGAGPSGLAAAACLKQRDIPSLILERADCIASTWQHRAYDRLRLHLPKQFCELPLMKFPKNLPTYPTKEDFVSYLQDYANHFDIKPVFNKTVVSAVFDQICGFWRVTTTGLEKEETEYVCQWLIVATGENAEEVVPQFEGMNHFDGTIAHTSVYKSGEKYSGKSVLVVGCGNSGMEVCLDLCGNNARPSLVVRDSVHVLPQQMLGTSTFGLSMWLLNWLPTRLVDHFLLLMSRLMLGDTSRFGLNRPQIGPLELKSTSGKTPVLDVGTLAKIRTGNIKVCKAVKRLTRHAVEFVDGKVENFDAIILATGYKSNVPSWLKESDMFSNKDGLPRKPFPNGWKGEGGLYSVGFTKRGLLGTSLDARKIAEDIEPLWKRSLIDSKKKKI; encoded by the exons ATGGCATACATGAAAGAAGTTGAAGGTAAACGAGTCCATGATCCTCTGCACGAGAAGATGGCTAAACCAAGGTGTAAATTGGTGCGAGGACCAGTCATAGTTGGGGCTGGACCTTCGGGTTTAGCTGCAGCTGCTTGTCTTAAACAAAGAGATATTCCAAGCTTAATCCTTGAACGAGCTGATTGCATAGCTTCCACATGGCAACACAGGGCCTATGACCGTCTTCGTCTTCACCTTCCAAAGCAATTCTGTGAGCTCCCACTCATGAAATTCCCTAAAAATTTGCCCACTTATCCAACAAAAGAAGATTTTGTTTCCTATTTACAAGACTACGCCAACCATTTTGACATAAAACCTGTGTTTAACAAAACTGTGGTGAGCGCAGTGTTTGATCAAATATGTGGGTTTTGGAGGGTTACGACCACTGGCTTGGAAAAGGAAGAGACAGAATACGTGTGTCAATGGCTAATAGTTGCAACGGGAGAGAATGCTGAAGAGGTTGTGCCACAATTTGAAGGAATGAATCATTTCGATGGAACTATTGCACACACCAGCGTGTATAAGAGCGGTGAAAAGTATAGTGGAAAGAGTGTTTTGGTGGTCGGATGTGGGAATTCAGGCATGGAGGTTTGCTTGGATCTCTGCGGCAATAATGCTCGCCCGTCCCTCGTAGTCAGAGATTCG GTGCATGTGTTGCCCCAACAGATGCTAGGAACATCAACTTTTGGATTGTCCATGTGGTTGCTCAACTGGCTTCCCACGCGTCTTGTGGATCATTTCTTACTCCTAATGTCACGTTTGATGCTTGGGGACACTTCTCGATTTGGACTAAATCGCCCTCAGATTGGTCCTCTTGAGCTCAAGAGCACGTCTGGCAAGACACCCGTATTGGATGTTGGAACCCTCGCTAAGATCAGAACTGGGAATATCAAG GTATGCAAGGCAGTAAAGCGACTAACACGTCATGCTGTGGAGTTTGTGGATGGCAAAGTGGAAAATTTCGATGCCATCATTTTAGCTACGGGTTACAAAAGTAACGTACCTTCTTGGTTAAAG GAGAGTGATATGTTTTCCAACAAAGATGGGTTGCCTCGAAAACCATTTCCCAATGGATGGAAGGGCGAAGGTGGGCTGTACTCCGTGGGCTTTACTAAACGTGGCCTGCTGGGCACGTCTCTCGATGCAAGGAAAATTGCCGAAGACATAGAGCCTCTTTGGAAGAGAAGTCTTAtagactcaaaaaaaaaaaaaatatag